The Achromobacter pestifer genome includes a region encoding these proteins:
- the kdsA gene encoding 3-deoxy-8-phosphooctulonate synthase, protein MTALEVSISSSISCANDRPFVLFGGINVLESKELALRACEEYQRVTRKLGIPYVFKASFDKANRSSIHSYRGPGLEEGMKIFEAVKKEFGVPVITDVHEPWQAATAAEVVDILQLPAFLARQTDLVVALAKTQRIINIKKPQFLSPAQMLNIVEKFTEAGNEKLILCDRGTSFGYDNLVVDMLGFGVMKKVSGNRPLIFDVTHALQQRSALDAASGGRREQVAELARAGMAVGLAGLFLEAHPDPKNAKCDGPSALPLDKLEPFLTQLKMLDDLVKSFAPIDIEP, encoded by the coding sequence ATGACCGCCCTTGAAGTGTCTATCTCCTCCTCGATCAGCTGCGCGAACGATCGCCCCTTCGTGCTGTTCGGCGGCATCAACGTGCTGGAATCCAAGGAACTGGCGCTGCGCGCCTGCGAGGAGTACCAGCGCGTCACGCGCAAGCTGGGCATCCCGTACGTATTCAAGGCCTCCTTCGACAAGGCCAACCGTTCGTCCATCCATTCCTATCGCGGTCCGGGGTTGGAAGAGGGCATGAAGATCTTCGAGGCGGTCAAGAAGGAATTCGGCGTGCCCGTCATCACCGACGTGCACGAGCCGTGGCAGGCCGCCACCGCGGCCGAGGTTGTGGACATCCTGCAGCTGCCGGCCTTCCTGGCCCGGCAGACGGACCTGGTGGTGGCGCTGGCCAAGACTCAGCGCATCATCAACATCAAGAAGCCGCAGTTTCTCAGCCCGGCCCAGATGCTGAACATCGTCGAGAAGTTCACCGAGGCCGGCAACGAAAAGCTCATCCTGTGCGACCGCGGCACCAGCTTCGGCTATGACAATCTGGTTGTAGACATGCTAGGGTTTGGCGTGATGAAGAAAGTGTCCGGCAACCGGCCGCTCATATTCGACGTCACGCATGCCTTGCAGCAGCGCTCGGCGCTGGATGCCGCATCGGGCGGCCGCCGCGAGCAGGTGGCCGAACTGGCGCGCGCAGGCATGGCGGTGGGACTGGCCGGGCTGTTCCTGGAAGCCCACCCCGATCCCAAGAACGCGAAGTGCGACGGCCCCAGCGCCTTGCCGCTGGACAAGCTGGAGCCCTTCCTGACCCAACTGAAGATGCTGGACGACCTGGTGAAGTCCTTTGCCCCTATCGACATCGAACCCTGA
- a CDS encoding carbohydrate isomerase, translating into MSLYVIVAVRKEPVSGHVAYVRWGQAERGVPGWVTEPVTAAASEVIEAIKDGAEVETAISQDGMSVALRPVRVLVDDDGREHLASAPVPSSTLHTLFDLPEF; encoded by the coding sequence ATGTCTTTGTATGTGATCGTCGCCGTTCGAAAAGAGCCCGTCAGCGGGCATGTGGCCTATGTGCGCTGGGGCCAGGCCGAACGCGGCGTCCCCGGCTGGGTCACCGAGCCGGTGACGGCGGCGGCATCCGAAGTCATCGAAGCGATCAAGGACGGAGCGGAAGTGGAAACCGCCATCAGCCAGGACGGCATGAGCGTGGCGCTGCGGCCGGTGCGCGTGCTGGTCGATGACGACGGACGCGAACATCTCGCTTCCGCGCCCGTTCCCAGCTCCACCTTGCACACGCTCTTCGACCTGCCCGAATTCTGA
- a CDS encoding GNAT family N-acetyltransferase: MTIEIRPAVATDAAQIHAFITELAVYERAAHEVIASPEDVERTLFAENAPAKALMCLLDGKPIGYAVYFYSYSTWLGKNGIYLEDLYITPEQRGIGAGRDLLRHLAQEAVANGCGRLEWSVLDWNTPAIDFYKSIGALPQDEWVRYRMAGDALLNFAQGRR, encoded by the coding sequence GTGACTATCGAAATTCGTCCGGCCGTCGCTACGGATGCGGCCCAGATCCATGCGTTCATCACCGAGCTGGCCGTGTACGAGCGCGCCGCCCATGAAGTGATCGCCAGCCCCGAGGATGTCGAACGCACCCTGTTCGCCGAAAACGCGCCGGCCAAGGCCCTGATGTGCCTGCTGGACGGCAAGCCCATCGGCTACGCCGTCTACTTCTACAGCTATTCGACCTGGCTGGGCAAGAACGGCATCTACCTGGAAGACCTGTACATCACGCCGGAGCAACGCGGCATCGGCGCGGGCCGCGACCTGTTGCGCCACCTGGCGCAAGAAGCAGTGGCCAATGGCTGCGGCCGGCTGGAATGGAGCGTGCTGGACTGGAACACGCCCGCCATCGATTTCTACAAGTCGATCGGCGCGCTGCCGCAGGATGAATGGGTGCGCTACCGAATGGCCGGAGACGCCCTGCTCAATTTCGCGCAGGGCCGCCGCTAG